The window ATAGAAACAGCACTCATACTAAATTCATCTAAACCAATACCCAATAGATAAGGTGTTAACCTCTTATCTCCTGCCATCTCTCCACACATTCCTGCCCAATTTCCTTCTGCATGAGCTGCTTCTACAACACGTTTGATTAAACGTAATAATGCAGGGTGGAATGGTTGATATAAGTGAGAGATATTCTCATTCATTCTATCAGTAGCAGTTGTATATTGAATTAAATCATTAGTACCGATACTAAAGAAGTCTGTCTCTTTAGCTAATATATCAGCTATCATTGCTGCTGCTGGAATCTCAATCATCATTCCAACTTCAAGATTTTCATCAAAGTCGATATTTTCAGCCTTCAACTCTGCTTTAACCTCTTCTAAAATTTCATTAGCTGCTCTTAACTGCTCTAATGCAGAGATCATTGGATACATAATCTTCACTTGTCCATAAGCACTAGCTCTTAAGATAGCTCTTAATTGAGTCTTGAAGATATCTATTCTATCTAAGCAGATTCTAATAGCTCTATAACCAAGGAATGGGTTCATCTCTTTTGGTAAATCCAAGTATGATAGTTCTTTATCACCACCGATATCCAAAGTTCTAATTACAACTGGACCATCCATCTTTTCAGCTACCTCTTTATAAGCAGCAAACTGCTCCTCTTCGGTAGGAAAAGAGTCTCTGTCCATATATAAGAACTCACTACGGAATAACCCAATACCTTCAGCACCATTAACTAAAGCACCTTTAACATCTTTAGGAGTACCTATATTAGCCACTAATTCAACTCTATGCCCATCTTTAGTCTCTCCAGCTAAATCTTTAAGTTCAGCCAATCTAGCCTTTCTCTGCTCATACTCTTCAGCCTTGTTCTTATATGAAGCCAATTGATCCTCGGTAGGATTGATGATAATATCACCATCTACCCCATCAACAATAATTTGGTCTCCATTTTCTACTATATCTAGAATCTCACTTACTCCAACTACAGCTGGCAACTCTAAAGAACGTGCCATAATTGCAGTATGAGAAGTTCTACCTCCAATTTTTGTAGCAAAACCTAAAACTTTATCTTTATTAACTTGAGCTGTATCAGAAGGAGTCAAGTCATCAGCAATCAATATTACCTCTTCATCCAATTGAGCTAAATTTACACTATCTATACCTAATAAATTCTTTAAGATTCTACTTCCTACATCACGAATATCACTTGCTCTTTCCTTCATATAATCATTATCCATATTCGCAAATAAAGTAGCAAATTGTTCTACAGTAGCATCTAAAGCTGCCTCTGCATTTATCTTTTCATTAGCAATCTTATTTTCAACAGCCGAAATCAATTCTGGATCTGCTAAAACCAATAGGTGAGCTTGGAAAATCTCAGCTTTATCATTTCCCATCTCTCTTTCAACTTTATCTTTAATAGCTTGTAGTTGTTCCTTAGAACGTTCTAGAGCATCATGTAATCTTGCTTTTTCACCTTCTACATCTTCAACAGTCTTCTTCTGGTAATCAAGATTCTCTTCTTCTAAAATTAAAACCTTACCAATTGCTATACCTGGAGATGCTGCTGTCCCCACTAATTCTTTACTCATTACTGCCAACTCCTTTCTTATTCTCCAAAACCACTTTCTAACAATTCAACCAATGCATCAACTGCTTCTTGAGCATTTTTCCCTTCTGCTTTGACAGTAACTTCAGTACTTTTACTAACACCTAAACTCATAATTCCCATAATACTCTTAGCATTAACTCCATTTCCATCCTTTTCAATAGTAATCTCTGCATCATACTTGTTAGCTAATTGAACAATCATAGATGCCGGACGTGCATGAATACCTGTCTCATTTTTAATTACAGCTTTTTTCTCTACCATTTCAATACCTCCAAATAATTTATATTTTAAATTTAAAATTTTAACAAGATTATATATTTTTCGTACACTAATTATTTAATGCAATTTTCATGCCAATATGTCTAATATAAATCTATCACATTTAAAAAAAGATGTAATAGGAATCATATTTGAGAATTAATTAGATTAAGGTATATATTTATAAACAATAAAGAAATATGGTATTAAACACTTAAATAAAGCCGATGGTTTATTTTTAAATTCAACTATATAGTTTTCCTAAATTTAATAAAAGATATTCTTTGATACTTATTACCAAGCTGTTATTCTTTTTTACCAACTACTCTTTGACCAAACCGTACTTTCTAGCTTTAGCAGCTACCGTTTTATGGGTAACCCCTAAAACCTTACCAGTAGCATTAAAACTTTTATATTTTTCTAAAGCTCTCTTAATAATTTCTCGTTCATACTCTTCTATACTAGCTATCTCTCCATCAGCAGTAAGATTGATTAAAGATCTCTGATTCTGATAATTATTCCTTATATAATCAGGTAAATCATCAATACTAATCTCTTGACTATCAGTAAAATTAATTCCCCTTTCAACAATATTTTGTAACTCCCTAACATTACCAGGCCAGGAATAGTTAGTTAATATCTCTAAAGCATCTTGGGAAATAGTATCAACCTTCTTATTTAGCCTTTCAGATAGTTTATCCAAAAAATGATTAACAAGTAAAGGAATGTCATCTTTTCTCTCTCTTAATGGTGGTAAGATAATAGGTATAACATTTAAACGATAATATAAATCTTCTCTAAAATTATTTTCTTCAATCATCTCTTCTAGATTCCTATTGGTAGCTGTAATCACTCTTATATTAACAGAAATCCGTTCTATTCCTCCAACCCTTTCAAATTCTCTCTCCTGTAACACTCTTAATAATTTAACCTGTAACTCAACAGACAATTCACCAATTTCATCTAAAAAGATAGTACCTCCATCTGCAAGTTCAAATTTACCAATCTTTCTATTAATAGCCCCAGTAAAGGCTCCCTTTTCATGTCCAAAAAGTTCACTCTCTATCAAATTAGAAGGAATAGCTGCACAATTTACTCTAATAAAAGGTTTATTCTTTCTGTTACTAGCATAGTGAATTGCTTCAGCAACCAACTCTTTTCCAGTACCACTCTCTCCTCTAATTAAAACCGTAGATGTTGTTTCAGCAGCTTTAGATGCTCTGACTAAAGAGTCCTTTAAAACCCCACTTCTTCCAATAATTCTTTCAAAAGAAGAGTCTAACTCCTTTTCTCTCTTTAACTCTTGTTCTAAATACTCAGCTTTAGCCGATAATTCCTTTAAACGATCAGCTAACTTCTCTATCTCTATCTTCTTCTTAGCTACTAAGACAGCTCCTTCTATCTCTCCATCTACTTGTATTGGATAAACATTGAAAATAATAACTAAATCATTATCCTTTTCTGTTACAACACCTGTTATACTTTCACCAGTCTCCAACACCTGCTGATAGGTCTTATCCTGATTGATCTCTTCTAGCTTACGTCCAACTACAGTCTCTATATCTATATTTAACATCTTGGCATAAGTTGGATTTAGATATTCGATACCACCCTTTTTATCAACAACACAGATTCCATCCTGTACCGATTCTAAAATTAAGTGTAACCGCTCTTTTAGTGCTCTTACCTCTTTTAACTCTCCTGATAATCTTTCTAGAGTAGAGATATCTTGAAAGACAGCAATCGCTCCTATAATTCGACCATTAGAGAATATTGGATTCCTATTGGTAACAATAGTCGCATCATTAATTTCTTGCCTCTTGCCTAACTCAGCTTGACCAGATTTAATTATCTCCTTAAGTTTAGAGTTGGCAATAACAGAATTTATATCCTCACCAATTACTCTATTGGCAGATAAGCCTGTAATTTTTTCAGCAGCAGGATTGAAACTGGTGATTACACCTTCCTGATCAACCACGATTACACCATTAGCAATATTATTAAAGACCTTATCCATTGTTAAGGTAGTCTCTTGAAGAACCTGATCGATTTCATCCCTTGTCTGTTTATCTTCTAGATCAAATTTACCCTTTAAAAATTTTGCAAATTCATGTAGCGACTTATCAGCATTATCACCTTTGCTGACTATCACCATCTTATCCCCATATTTTATATTACTAGAAATAACTGAAATCAAGCTCGTTGCTGGAAGAAGGTCATTCTCATTCCTACCTATAAATAATTTATCTTTGTATTTATTCTGAAGTTGAATAGATTCACGGACTATTAAAGCTGCCACTCTAGCATGTAATCCCTTTTCATGTTCAAAAATTAATATTTCCTTTCTTACCATTTAATTTTCCTCCATATACAAAGTATTATACAATCAGCCTTTAATTCTTATGCCTCCAATATTTTTGGAAATCTCTATAGCCTTACTTGTTACTAAGGGAATTAGTTTATTATATAAAAATTTATCAGTAATTCTAATATTAGGACCAGAAACACTAATAGCAGCAATCACCTCCCCATCACCATTTTTAATAGGAGCTGCTACACATCTAACCCCTTCTTCCATCTCCTCAAAATCAATAGCATATCCTTGTGATTTAATCTGTTTGAGGTTATCCTTCAATTCTTCAATATCGGTAATAGTTTCTGAAGTGAATTTAGTCAATTCCATCCGTTTTAATACTTTATCTAACTCCTTTTTATCTAAATAGGCCAACAATACCTTTCCTGCACCTAAAGAATGAGCAGGTCCTTTACTCCCAATATTAGCAAACATTCTGACCAAGTTAGTTGATTCAACTTGATCAATATAAACAACCTCTCCTTGGTCTAAAATAACTAGATTGGCAGTTTCATTACATGCATCTACAATCTCCCTTAAATAAGGGCGAACTATAGCTTTTAAATCTAAAGAGTCCTCTAAAATACTAACTATCTCAAAGATACGAACACCTAACTTATATCTGCCAGTCTCCTCTTTTTCAACAAAGCCTCTATATATTAATGTATTTAATAACCTATGTACAGTACTAATATTTAGGTCCACCTCTTCACTAATTTCACTTAAATTCATTGATTGGTTCTGTTCGACCAATAATTCTAAAATTCTCAATGCCCTATCAACGGATTGAACTAATGTCTTTCCCATCTCCCAACCTCCATTTTTATAATATGAAAATATTATAACATATTTATCATAATATGAAAAGAAAATAGGAGTGAACATCTCGTTCACTCCTAGAAAATTACTATATAATATTGATTTAAAATGAAGGAATAGGTATACTTTTTAACTTATGGGCATTCTTAGCAGCTAAATCATCAACAACTTCTTTAACCCTAGGCTCTGCTTCTCCTGTTAAGATATACTTATCTAGTTCTTCATAGGTAATACCCATCTCAGACTCATCAGTCTGTCCACCCCATAATCCAGCCGATGGGGCTTTAGTAATAATTCTCTCTGGAACTCCTAAAAGTTTAGCAACCTCTCGAACCTCTAATTTAACCAAATTACCCAAAGGTGCAATATCAATACCACCATCACCAAATTTAGTGAAGTAGCCAACCTTCAACTCACTTCTGTTATCAGTACCTACAACTAAACTATTATTGATACTAGCATGATAATAAAGAGTAGTCATTCTCAGCCTAGGTTTGATATTAGCAACAGCCATACTCTTCTCTACATCAGCCTTACCTTCAATTGATTCTAATAGTTGGTCAAAAGTAGAACTTAAATCAACTACTTTATAAGAAATATCAAATTCTTCAGCTACTGCC of the Orenia metallireducens genome contains:
- a CDS encoding sigma 54-interacting transcriptional regulator — protein: MVRKEILIFEHEKGLHARVAALIVRESIQLQNKYKDKLFIGRNENDLLPATSLISVISSNIKYGDKMVIVSKGDNADKSLHEFAKFLKGKFDLEDKQTRDEIDQVLQETTLTMDKVFNNIANGVIVVDQEGVITSFNPAAEKITGLSANRVIGEDINSVIANSKLKEIIKSGQAELGKRQEINDATIVTNRNPIFSNGRIIGAIAVFQDISTLERLSGELKEVRALKERLHLILESVQDGICVVDKKGGIEYLNPTYAKMLNIDIETVVGRKLEEINQDKTYQQVLETGESITGVVTEKDNDLVIIFNVYPIQVDGEIEGAVLVAKKKIEIEKLADRLKELSAKAEYLEQELKREKELDSSFERIIGRSGVLKDSLVRASKAAETTSTVLIRGESGTGKELVAEAIHYASNRKNKPFIRVNCAAIPSNLIESELFGHEKGAFTGAINRKIGKFELADGGTIFLDEIGELSVELQVKLLRVLQEREFERVGGIERISVNIRVITATNRNLEEMIEENNFREDLYYRLNVIPIILPPLRERKDDIPLLVNHFLDKLSERLNKKVDTISQDALEILTNYSWPGNVRELQNIVERGINFTDSQEISIDDLPDYIRNNYQNQRSLINLTADGEIASIEEYEREIIKRALEKYKSFNATGKVLGVTHKTVAAKARKYGLVKE
- a CDS encoding NAD+ synthase: MLEKDYNQIIEQLVEWIRDKVTEAGCNGAVIGLSGGIDSAVTATLCKKAFPDNTLGVIMPCYSDPQDALDAQAVAEEFDISYKVVDLSSTFDQLLESIEGKADVEKSMAVANIKPRLRMTTLYYHASINNSLVVGTDNRSELKVGYFTKFGDGGIDIAPLGNLVKLEVREVAKLLGVPERIITKAPSAGLWGGQTDESEMGITYEELDKYILTGEAEPRVKEVVDDLAAKNAHKLKSIPIPSF
- a CDS encoding IclR family transcriptional regulator, translating into MGKTLVQSVDRALRILELLVEQNQSMNLSEISEEVDLNISTVHRLLNTLIYRGFVEKEETGRYKLGVRIFEIVSILEDSLDLKAIVRPYLREIVDACNETANLVILDQGEVVYIDQVESTNLVRMFANIGSKGPAHSLGAGKVLLAYLDKKELDKVLKRMELTKFTSETITDIEELKDNLKQIKSQGYAIDFEEMEEGVRCVAAPIKNGDGEVIAAISVSGPNIRITDKFLYNKLIPLVTSKAIEISKNIGGIRIKG
- the ptsP gene encoding phosphoenolpyruvate--protein phosphotransferase — encoded protein: MSKELVGTAASPGIAIGKVLILEEENLDYQKKTVEDVEGEKARLHDALERSKEQLQAIKDKVEREMGNDKAEIFQAHLLVLADPELISAVENKIANEKINAEAALDATVEQFATLFANMDNDYMKERASDIRDVGSRILKNLLGIDSVNLAQLDEEVILIADDLTPSDTAQVNKDKVLGFATKIGGRTSHTAIMARSLELPAVVGVSEILDIVENGDQIIVDGVDGDIIINPTEDQLASYKNKAEEYEQRKARLAELKDLAGETKDGHRVELVANIGTPKDVKGALVNGAEGIGLFRSEFLYMDRDSFPTEEEQFAAYKEVAEKMDGPVVIRTLDIGGDKELSYLDLPKEMNPFLGYRAIRICLDRIDIFKTQLRAILRASAYGQVKIMYPMISALEQLRAANEILEEVKAELKAENIDFDENLEVGMMIEIPAAAMIADILAKETDFFSIGTNDLIQYTTATDRMNENISHLYQPFHPALLRLIKRVVEAAHAEGNWAGMCGEMAGDKRLTPYLLGIGLDEFSMSAVSIPEVKDGIRNMSLEEAKEIAQKALTFSTAEEVEAFLSNI
- a CDS encoding HPr family phosphocarrier protein, which codes for MVEKKAVIKNETGIHARPASMIVQLANKYDAEITIEKDGNGVNAKSIMGIMSLGVSKSTEVTVKAEGKNAQEAVDALVELLESGFGE